The Nodosilinea sp. PGN35 genome includes a region encoding these proteins:
- a CDS encoding EAL domain-containing protein: MTDDWTASPDPDRLAAVARSVDSHPSDLQASEQHFWAVLETMALAGLVVDGNGCILLCNDYLLNLTGWQHHEVIGGSWLELFIPLDHRRALSDLFQSALGQGRCPAHYENEILTRSGDRRLIAWNNTCLLSADGRVRRITSIGQDITAQRQAAQRLRDSDRLQRVTANLPGAVLRYVLHPSGADDITYVSQGCVDVWELEPSQFKGQPQRLWQTMHPDDRAIVRGLLQHSADTLTPWFCEWRLLTPSGQQKWLQGIGRPDPLPNGDIAWEMVVLDVSDSKRLDAERKQTEQALVSANLQMQAFIDNAPALVSIFDANGRYLRVNRATASQFDLHPEQMVGRSFADLLPPSVASMFMERVQHIVATQTPLTVEDTLHLGEAQRVFSSVLFPVSRGADGLPLLGAVATEITPLVEAQAALRRQAEEERLIRTITQHIHQSLEVNQILQTTVTEVRQFLQTDRVLIYRFNPDLSGTMVVEAVLSPWAATLGLTIEDTCFRTRPSLAHRYRQGHTHHIDNLQEANLDPCYRDLLASFQVRANLVVPINCGGELWGLLCAHHCRGPRLWQPGERALLAQLADQVAIALQQSQLLAQTAALAQQEQLLNNIINAISDSPALETLLQRAATEMLHSFQASRGLVILCQATDAFLVHTTTASVPGIDALQGQKVPIAGNPHAQQVLTQELPVVVDDVRAAPTLVPNLALAQKLGIGAILAVSIRYRDVVKGILSVHQCPGPRRWSEAEIKLIKRLADHLAIAIHQAELYTQAQLELAERKRLEAQLRYDASHDRLTGLPNRTLFLERLAEAIEQLHQHCQQHPPLTAADTPPASPETALATDPDPCCARQFALLFLDLDRFKVINDSLGHAIGDQLLQVVAQRLQTCLRPTDVAARLGGDEFVVLLNDLSDAAIAIGLARRIHTILEAPVLLEGHEVFIHASIGIALSSTAYTDPNQVLRDADIAMYKAKGSSREYAIFNAPMHALVMQQMELENDLRRALERDELRLHYQPIVNLKTNAVQGFESLVRWQHPRRGLVSPSDFIPMAENTGFITALDLWTLNEACRQLSHWRQAFPPSQALTVSVNLSGKQFVRPDLIQQIDAALARNGLQGQHLKIEITESVLIQNAQMAIDLLKQLRQRRIQICMDDFGTGYSSLSYLHRFPIDVLKIDQSFVTNLYRPGPSSGDYEIVKAIISLATNLNLTVVAEGVETAEQAAYLRAHRCQGGQGYYFSRPLSVEAATALIAQMPQSAQAKTETAYRESTGPTA; the protein is encoded by the coding sequence ATGACCGATGATTGGACTGCTTCACCCGACCCCGATCGCCTAGCCGCCGTCGCCCGGTCGGTTGATAGCCACCCCAGTGACCTGCAAGCCTCGGAGCAGCATTTTTGGGCCGTGCTGGAAACCATGGCGCTGGCAGGGCTGGTGGTCGATGGCAACGGTTGTATTCTGCTGTGCAATGACTACCTACTCAACCTGACGGGCTGGCAGCACCACGAGGTGATCGGCGGCAGCTGGCTGGAGCTATTCATTCCCTTAGACCATCGGCGGGCGCTGAGCGATCTGTTTCAGTCGGCCCTGGGCCAGGGCCGCTGCCCCGCCCACTACGAAAACGAAATTCTCACCCGCAGCGGCGATCGCCGCCTGATCGCCTGGAACAACACCTGCCTGCTCAGTGCCGATGGCCGCGTGCGGCGCATTACCAGCATTGGCCAAGATATTACTGCTCAGCGCCAGGCCGCTCAGCGCCTGCGGGACAGCGACCGTCTTCAGCGGGTGACTGCCAACCTGCCGGGGGCCGTGCTGCGCTACGTGCTGCACCCCTCCGGGGCCGACGACATCACCTACGTCAGCCAGGGCTGTGTCGATGTGTGGGAGCTAGAGCCCAGCCAGTTCAAGGGCCAGCCCCAGCGACTGTGGCAGACCATGCATCCCGACGATCGCGCGATCGTGCGGGGGCTGCTGCAACATTCAGCCGACACCCTCACCCCCTGGTTTTGCGAGTGGCGGTTGCTGACCCCATCGGGACAGCAGAAGTGGCTTCAGGGTATAGGCCGCCCTGACCCCTTACCCAACGGCGACATCGCCTGGGAGATGGTGGTGCTCGATGTCAGCGACAGCAAGCGGCTTGATGCCGAACGCAAGCAAACCGAGCAGGCCCTGGTCAGCGCCAACCTCCAGATGCAGGCATTTATTGACAATGCCCCAGCCCTAGTCAGCATTTTTGACGCCAACGGACGCTACCTGCGGGTCAACCGGGCCACTGCTAGCCAGTTTGACCTCCACCCAGAGCAGATGGTGGGGCGTTCCTTTGCCGATCTGCTGCCGCCCTCGGTGGCGAGCATGTTTATGGAGCGGGTGCAGCACATTGTTGCCACCCAGACTCCGCTCACGGTAGAAGATACCCTGCACTTGGGGGAAGCGCAGCGGGTCTTTAGCTCGGTGCTGTTTCCGGTCAGCCGGGGGGCTGATGGTCTCCCCCTTCTGGGGGCGGTGGCTACGGAGATTACGCCCCTGGTGGAGGCCCAGGCTGCCCTGCGTCGCCAGGCCGAAGAGGAACGCCTGATTCGCACCATTACCCAGCATATTCATCAATCGCTGGAGGTCAATCAGATTTTGCAGACCACCGTCACCGAAGTGCGGCAGTTTTTGCAGACTGACCGGGTGCTGATCTACCGGTTTAACCCCGACCTCAGCGGCACCATGGTAGTTGAAGCGGTGCTGTCCCCCTGGGCGGCTACCCTCGGCCTTACCATTGAAGACACCTGTTTTCGCACCAGGCCGAGCCTGGCCCACCGCTACCGTCAGGGGCACACCCACCACATCGACAACCTCCAGGAAGCCAATCTTGACCCCTGTTACCGTGACCTGCTGGCGAGTTTTCAGGTGCGGGCCAACCTGGTGGTGCCGATCAACTGCGGCGGTGAGCTGTGGGGGCTGCTGTGCGCCCACCACTGTCGGGGGCCCCGCCTCTGGCAGCCGGGGGAGCGCGCCCTGCTGGCCCAGCTGGCCGACCAGGTGGCCATTGCCCTCCAGCAGAGTCAGCTGCTGGCTCAGACCGCTGCCCTAGCCCAGCAGGAACAGCTGCTCAACAACATTATCAATGCCATTAGCGACAGTCCGGCCCTGGAGACCTTGCTCCAGCGGGCGGCGACTGAAATGCTGCACTCCTTCCAGGCAAGTCGCGGTTTGGTGATTCTCTGCCAGGCCACCGATGCCTTTTTGGTGCATACCACCACGGCCAGTGTGCCCGGCATTGACGCTTTGCAGGGCCAGAAAGTACCGATCGCAGGCAATCCCCACGCCCAGCAGGTGCTCACCCAGGAGCTGCCGGTGGTGGTGGACGATGTCAGGGCGGCTCCGACCCTGGTACCCAATCTAGCCCTGGCCCAAAAGCTAGGCATCGGCGCTATATTGGCCGTCTCCATCCGCTATCGGGACGTGGTGAAAGGTATTTTGAGCGTGCACCAGTGCCCTGGCCCCCGCCGCTGGAGCGAGGCCGAAATCAAGCTGATCAAACGGCTGGCCGACCATCTGGCGATCGCCATTCACCAGGCCGAGCTCTACACCCAGGCCCAGCTCGAGCTGGCGGAGCGCAAACGCCTGGAGGCCCAGCTGCGCTACGACGCCTCCCACGATCGCCTGACGGGGCTTCCCAACCGCACCCTGTTTCTAGAGCGTCTGGCCGAGGCGATCGAACAGCTGCACCAGCACTGTCAGCAGCACCCGCCGCTGACGGCGGCAGACACGCCCCCGGCTTCCCCGGAGACTGCCCTGGCCACCGACCCCGACCCCTGCTGCGCCCGACAGTTTGCGCTGCTGTTTCTCGATCTCGATCGCTTTAAGGTGATCAACGACAGCTTGGGCCATGCCATCGGCGATCAGCTGCTCCAGGTGGTCGCCCAGCGGCTGCAAACCTGCCTGCGGCCGACGGATGTGGCGGCTCGTCTAGGGGGCGACGAGTTTGTGGTGCTGCTAAACGATCTCAGCGATGCGGCGATCGCCATCGGCCTGGCCCGGCGCATTCACACCATTCTCGAAGCCCCGGTGCTGCTGGAGGGCCACGAAGTCTTCATCCATGCCAGTATTGGCATTGCCCTCAGCTCCACCGCCTACACCGACCCCAACCAGGTGCTGCGCGACGCCGACATTGCCATGTACAAAGCCAAGGGCAGCAGCCGCGAGTACGCTATTTTTAACGCCCCCATGCACGCCCTGGTGATGCAGCAGATGGAGCTGGAAAATGACCTGCGCCGAGCCCTTGAACGGGACGAACTGCGGCTGCACTACCAGCCCATTGTGAATCTAAAAACCAATGCGGTGCAGGGCTTTGAGTCCCTAGTGCGGTGGCAGCACCCCCGCCGGGGGCTGGTGTCTCCCTCAGACTTTATTCCCATGGCCGAGAACACCGGGTTCATTACTGCCCTCGACCTGTGGACCTTGAACGAAGCCTGTCGGCAGCTCAGCCACTGGCGGCAGGCATTTCCTCCCAGCCAGGCCCTCACCGTCAGCGTCAATCTCTCAGGCAAGCAGTTTGTGCGCCCCGACCTGATTCAGCAAATCGATGCCGCCCTGGCCCGCAACGGTCTCCAGGGGCAGCACCTCAAGATCGAAATCACCGAGAGTGTGCTGATTCAAAACGCTCAGATGGCCATTGACCTCCTCAAGCAGCTGCGCCAGCGACGCATCCAAATCTGCATGGACGACTTTGGCACGGGTTATTCGTCCCTCAGCTACCTGCACCGGTTTCCCATCGATGTGCTCAAAATTGATCAGTCGTTTGTTACCAACCTCTATCGCCCCGGCCCCAGCTCCGGCGACTACGAGATTGTCAAAGCGATTATCAGTTTGGCGACCAACCTCAATCTGACCGTGGTGGCCGAAGGCGTTGAAACCGCTGAGCAGGCCGCCTACCTGCGGGCCCACCGCTGCCAGGGGGGACAGGGCTACTACTTCTCTCGCCCGCTGTCGGTGGAGGCGGCCACGGCGTTGATCGCCCAAATGCCCCAGTCGGCCCAGGCTAAAACGGAAACGGCTTATAGGGAATCCACTGGGCCCACAGCTTAG
- a CDS encoding ferredoxin-thioredoxin reductase variable chain, whose amino-acid sequence MNVGERVRIKESVIFYHHPLHRNEAFDAKGLEGVVINILTDYKGRPISPNFPVQVEFAVEGAKRPLRAHLKREELEVL is encoded by the coding sequence ATGAATGTTGGCGAACGCGTCCGAATCAAAGAGTCGGTTATTTTTTATCACCACCCGCTACACCGCAACGAAGCCTTTGATGCCAAGGGGCTAGAGGGGGTCGTTATCAATATTCTTACCGACTACAAGGGCCGCCCCATCAGCCCTAACTTTCCGGTTCAGGTAGAGTTTGCCGTCGAGGGAGCCAAACGCCCCCTGCGTGCCCACCTCAAGCGAGAGGAGCTAGAGGTGCTCTAG
- a CDS encoding lysozyme yields MPPPPPPPPPPPPGNTINAAGLEIVKGFEGLSLSAYPDPGTGGEPWTIGYGHTSAAGPPQVSRGLTITRAEAEEILKRDLKKYEKAVTDAVTRPLTSDQFSALVSFTFNVGPGNLQSSTLLRMLNAGDIAGASEEFAKWVYAGGNVMPGLQRRRRAERALFRSENWQQFL; encoded by the coding sequence ATGCCGCCGCCGCCGCCGCCGCCGCCGCCGCCGCCACCGGGCAACACCATCAACGCGGCGGGTCTAGAAATCGTGAAGGGGTTTGAGGGGCTGAGTCTCAGCGCCTATCCTGACCCTGGCACTGGCGGCGAACCCTGGACGATTGGCTACGGCCATACCTCTGCGGCGGGGCCACCGCAGGTCTCTCGGGGGCTCACCATTACCCGGGCTGAAGCCGAAGAGATTCTCAAGCGCGACCTCAAAAAGTACGAAAAAGCCGTAACCGATGCCGTGACCCGGCCCTTGACCAGCGACCAATTTTCGGCGCTGGTGTCGTTTACGTTTAACGTTGGCCCCGGCAATTTGCAGTCGTCTACCCTGCTGCGCATGCTCAACGCTGGAGACATAGCTGGCGCGTCTGAGGAGTTTGCCAAGTGGGTGTACGCCGGGGGCAATGTGATGCCCGGTTTGCAGCGCCGCCGCCGGGCTGAGCGGGCTCTGTTTCGCAGCGAAAACTGGCAGCAGTTTCTCTAG
- a CDS encoding pitrilysin family protein — MALLSATADLPSRLVSPTIRRLPNGLTVIAEQMPLEVVNLSLWLRVGSAVESDAINGMAHFLEHMIFKGTQQLRCGDFERQVEERGALTNAATSQDYTKYYITTAPQDFATLAPLQIQMVMAPRLSDQDFERERPVILEEIRRADDNPRRRTYSRTMELVFDRLPYRRPVLGPTAVVAGLTPAQMREFHSTWYQPQSMTAVAVGNLPVETLIATVAEGFEQAAAQRPTALATNDSIERFKPLLPGDLEAPFATVRRAVHVDAAMTQARLVMAWRVPGVANLEETYGLDILASILGRGLTSRLVRDLREERKLVTSISCSNMTLAHQGVFMVSAQLPTEHLDQVEGAIARHIATVMAEPVSPAELRRVQTQVANRFIFANETPSDRAGLYGYYHTLTGDIAEGLRYPTYIQNLGVDDVRQAAQCYLSSEAYGVVALQPAA; from the coding sequence ATGGCTTTGCTCTCAGCAACCGCAGATCTGCCCTCCCGCCTGGTATCACCCACCATTCGCCGCCTGCCCAACGGCCTTACGGTGATCGCTGAGCAAATGCCCCTGGAGGTGGTCAATTTGAGCCTGTGGCTGCGGGTGGGCTCGGCGGTAGAAAGCGACGCCATCAACGGGATGGCTCACTTCCTGGAGCACATGATTTTCAAGGGCACTCAGCAGCTACGCTGCGGCGACTTTGAGCGCCAGGTAGAGGAGCGGGGTGCTTTGACCAACGCCGCCACCAGCCAAGACTACACCAAGTACTACATCACCACCGCCCCCCAAGACTTTGCCACCCTGGCCCCGCTGCAAATTCAAATGGTGATGGCTCCGCGCCTCAGCGACCAGGACTTTGAGCGCGAGCGCCCGGTAATTTTAGAAGAGATTCGCCGCGCCGACGATAACCCCCGCCGCCGCACCTACTCCCGCACCATGGAGCTGGTGTTTGACCGACTGCCCTACCGCCGTCCGGTACTGGGGCCGACAGCGGTAGTCGCAGGGCTTACCCCAGCCCAAATGCGCGAGTTCCACAGCACCTGGTACCAACCTCAAAGCATGACGGCGGTAGCCGTGGGCAACCTGCCGGTCGAAACCCTGATCGCCACGGTGGCCGAAGGCTTTGAACAGGCCGCAGCCCAGCGCCCTACGGCACTGGCTACGAACGACTCCATTGAGCGGTTTAAGCCGCTGCTGCCTGGGGATCTGGAGGCCCCCTTCGCTACGGTGCGGCGGGCTGTACATGTCGATGCGGCTATGACCCAGGCGCGGCTGGTGATGGCCTGGCGGGTGCCCGGTGTCGCCAACCTCGAAGAGACCTACGGCCTAGATATTTTGGCCTCAATTTTGGGCCGGGGGCTGACCTCTCGCCTGGTGCGCGATCTGCGGGAAGAGCGCAAGCTGGTGACCAGCATTAGCTGTAGCAACATGACCCTGGCCCACCAGGGCGTGTTTATGGTGTCGGCCCAGCTGCCCACTGAGCATCTAGATCAGGTGGAGGGGGCGATCGCCCGGCACATCGCCACGGTCATGGCAGAGCCCGTGAGCCCTGCCGAGCTGCGCCGGGTGCAAACCCAGGTGGCCAACCGATTTATTTTTGCCAACGAAACCCCCAGCGATCGCGCTGGGCTCTACGGCTACTACCACACGCTCACGGGCGATATTGCCGAGGGGCTCAGGTATCCGACCTACATTCAGAACCTGGGGGTAGACGATGTGCGGCAGGCGGCCCAGTGTTACCTCTCCAGTGAGGCCTACGGCGTGGTTGCCCTACAGCCAGCGGCTTAG
- a CDS encoding ABC transporter substrate-binding protein, whose translation MDFTTVRPGQLSIIASDFDARPMSFLQDGDRLGYEPAVARAVGEVLELTPVWFDCPPEQFYPTLSSGDYDVVWFSQAITQDRRAWADFTRPYGRFDEAVLVREDSAIHTVTDLVGKRLGSLAGSTPLALTEALPDLEWVPFRGADHTRPNLLTALGRGEIDALVGDALLLLTAEADTTSLRVAFQLPTQCPFGIGVLPGNRELLEALNQALNQLIVNGTLAKLWAQWIPYKPFPF comes from the coding sequence ATGGACTTTACCACCGTTCGCCCTGGGCAGCTTTCGATTATTGCCAGTGACTTCGATGCCCGACCAATGAGCTTTTTGCAAGACGGCGATCGCCTTGGGTATGAGCCCGCCGTGGCCCGAGCCGTGGGCGAGGTGCTGGAGCTGACGCCGGTCTGGTTTGACTGCCCCCCCGAGCAGTTTTACCCCACCCTCAGCTCCGGCGATTACGACGTGGTGTGGTTTAGCCAGGCCATCACCCAAGATCGGCGCGCCTGGGCCGATTTCACCCGCCCCTACGGGCGCTTCGATGAGGCCGTGCTGGTGCGCGAAGACAGCGCCATCCACACGGTGACAGACCTGGTGGGCAAGCGCCTGGGCTCCCTTGCGGGCAGCACTCCCCTGGCTTTAACCGAGGCCCTGCCCGACCTGGAGTGGGTACCCTTTCGGGGGGCAGACCACACCCGCCCCAACCTGCTGACCGCCCTGGGTCGAGGTGAGATCGATGCCCTGGTGGGCGATGCCCTGCTGCTGCTCACCGCCGAGGCCGACACCACTAGCCTGCGGGTTGCCTTTCAGCTGCCGACCCAATGTCCCTTTGGCATTGGCGTGCTGCCGGGCAACCGGGAGTTGCTAGAGGCGCTTAACCAAGCCCTCAACCAGCTGATTGTGAATGGCACCCTGGCTAAGCTGTGGGCCCAGTGGATTCCCTATAAGCCGTTTCCGTTTTAG
- a CDS encoding DUF423 domain-containing protein, with translation MTVERLWIAIAAVFGGTAVAAGAFATHALQPQLSDRLLAVFETAARYQMYHALALLLVALVRSQGLGAPGLLTASGWAMIAGTVVFSGSLYALALTGQGVLGAVAPIGGAALMAGWGGLAVAALWGSGEESKF, from the coding sequence ATGACTGTGGAGCGGCTCTGGATTGCGATCGCAGCGGTGTTCGGCGGCACCGCCGTAGCTGCGGGGGCCTTTGCTACCCACGCCCTCCAGCCCCAGCTCAGCGATCGCCTGCTGGCGGTGTTTGAAACCGCCGCCCGCTACCAGATGTACCACGCCCTGGCCCTGCTGCTGGTGGCCCTGGTACGCTCCCAGGGCCTCGGTGCGCCAGGCTTACTCACCGCCTCCGGCTGGGCCATGATCGCCGGTACGGTCGTGTTTTCGGGCAGCCTCTACGCCCTAGCGCTCACGGGGCAAGGCGTGTTGGGGGCGGTGGCCCCAATCGGCGGTGCGGCGCTGATGGCGGGCTGGGGCGGGCTGGCCGTGGCGGCACTTTGGGGGAGCGGGGAGGAGAGCAAGTTTTGA